One segment of Candidatus Poribacteria bacterium DNA contains the following:
- a CDS encoding site-specific DNA-methyltransferase yields the protein MKKLASVKETLKLFPDTTDEVKSTVFSTERAVQAPPIDLPDFLKPNTRLKMDGRKLLSHLPKESVPVAFLDPQYRGVLDRMNYGNEGKSREKRRCSLMQMPEELIGEFIRGIDSVLIPSGHLFLWMDKFHLCQGFKTWFDNTQLDIVDLIVWNKDRFGMGYRSRRVSEYCVVLQKHPRRAKGVWKIHNIRDVWLERTKTKEHPHQKPIGLQAELIAAVSNEGDYVIDPAAGSFSVMEAALLKSRNFIGCDLEG from the coding sequence ATGAAGAAATTGGCCTCCGTAAAGGAAACTCTCAAGCTTTTCCCTGACACAACGGATGAAGTTAAAAGCACAGTATTCTCTACCGAACGGGCCGTACAAGCCCCGCCCATAGACTTGCCTGATTTTCTGAAACCGAATACAAGGTTGAAGATGGATGGTCGGAAGCTCCTATCCCATCTTCCAAAAGAGTCAGTGCCTGTAGCGTTTCTTGATCCGCAGTATCGGGGTGTGCTTGACAGAATGAATTATGGCAATGAGGGAAAGAGTAGAGAGAAACGCAGATGTTCATTGATGCAAATGCCCGAAGAATTAATTGGCGAATTTATTCGGGGAATTGACAGCGTGCTTATCCCGTCTGGACATCTGTTTCTGTGGATGGATAAATTTCATCTTTGCCAAGGGTTCAAAACGTGGTTTGATAACACGCAATTAGACATTGTGGATTTGATCGTCTGGAATAAAGACAGGTTTGGCATGGGGTACCGCTCCAGACGTGTGAGTGAATATTGTGTTGTTCTACAAAAACATCCAAGAAGGGCAAAAGGGGTTTGGAAAATTCATAACATTCGCGATGTCTGGCTTGAACGTACAAAAACAAAAGAACATCCACATCAGAAACCTATCGGTTTACAGGCTGAGCTCATTGCTGCTGTTAGTAATGAAGGTGATTATGTAATTGATCCGGCTGCAGGGTCCTTTTCCGTCATGGAGGCAGCACTTTTAAAAAGTCGAAATTTCATTGGCTGTGATTTGGAGGGTTGA
- a CDS encoding GNAT family N-acetyltransferase — translation MEFRALYPDELETWLDHVTSVFTGGRKYFSNHWHNDPWRDAEGIRIALDKGTIVSTVRVFLRKMFLHGEPITVGGIGEVSTRPEYQRRGLATQLLKDAIRFMEDREIAMSSLHGSQRIYSIEGWEKVPRYHARQPFSAEKRSKWEVRRVNFDDEAEVKWIAELYDGYARKFNGTFVRDELTYWTEWVRTESPNAWVAERDGNIEGYISLYQDDNELNVEEFIASEPSFEKDKGKELFESMLSNVIAQMDTESFEVVYPAPIADGFNASTIEERGSTMYRINQSTVLSDAFKSIPDLLHNQPKPLTQDMKSHHVFWYTDGY, via the coding sequence ATGGAATTTCGTGCGCTTTATCCTGATGAATTAGAGACGTGGTTGGACCATGTTACATCTGTCTTTACAGGGGGTCGCAAATACTTTTCAAATCACTGGCACAACGACCCGTGGCGGGACGCTGAAGGCATCCGAATTGCCCTCGACAAGGGGACTATTGTCAGCACAGTTCGCGTCTTTCTTCGGAAGATGTTTTTGCACGGCGAACCCATAACTGTCGGTGGCATTGGAGAGGTCAGCACGCGTCCAGAATATCAACGACGCGGACTCGCTACACAGCTCCTTAAAGACGCTATCAGATTCATGGAAGATCGTGAGATTGCTATGTCTTCGCTCCACGGAAGCCAACGCATCTATTCGATTGAAGGATGGGAAAAAGTGCCGCGCTATCACGCGAGACAACCTTTCAGTGCTGAAAAGCGGTCGAAATGGGAAGTCCGCCGGGTCAATTTCGATGATGAGGCTGAAGTCAAATGGATTGCTGAACTCTATGATGGATACGCACGAAAATTTAACGGGACCTTTGTCAGAGATGAATTGACTTATTGGACAGAGTGGGTGCGGACGGAGTCTCCGAACGCTTGGGTTGCCGAACGCGATGGGAACATTGAAGGCTATATTTCCCTCTACCAGGATGACAACGAACTGAATGTTGAGGAGTTTATTGCTTCAGAGCCATCTTTTGAAAAAGACAAAGGCAAAGAACTCTTTGAAAGTATGCTTTCTAATGTCATAGCACAGATGGATACAGAATCGTTTGAGGTTGTCTATCCTGCCCCAATTGCCGATGGCTTTAACGCATCAACGATTGAAGAACGCGGGAGTACGATGTATCGTATCAATCAGTCAACCGTCCTTTCGGATGCATTCAAGTCAATTCCCGATCTATTACACAACCAACCTAAACCTTTGACGCAAGACATGAAGTCTCATCACGTTTTTTGGTATACGGATGGATATTAA
- a CDS encoding Gfo/Idh/MocA family oxidoreductase yields the protein MAKLRVGVIGCSGIGTTHVSGLVDMPNVELAAGCDFVQSTLDAFKEKYQDTWDNISLYTNHQEMLAAENLDIVTVATSDHRHADLVVDAANAGVKGIFCEKPMATSIADADRMMEATERNGTILSIDHTRRWQPLWRHTKEVIVGGGRIGDVQYVIGTLSGGRAMLFRNGTHLVDAICYFADSEPEWVSAELEDGYEDYNEYKGDGGHVPATEPSAHGYIHFANGVRGYYAGGPKTTLSGFRVEIVGNNGYILISDRGATLHQDDVVETIEAPTWDIFGIPAGPRELVGLITEGGEPVSPGSEGYKVVQIIIGFLTSQQRDNGKVKLPLSDG from the coding sequence ATGGCAAAATTACGCGTAGGGGTCATCGGTTGTAGTGGTATCGGCACAACACATGTATCGGGTTTAGTGGATATGCCAAACGTTGAATTAGCCGCTGGCTGTGACTTCGTTCAAAGCACATTGGATGCTTTCAAGGAAAAATATCAGGACACCTGGGACAACATCTCTCTGTATACCAACCATCAAGAGATGCTCGCCGCTGAGAATTTAGACATCGTAACAGTAGCGACCTCTGACCATCGACACGCCGATCTGGTCGTTGATGCCGCAAACGCTGGCGTGAAAGGCATCTTCTGTGAAAAACCGATGGCGACAAGTATCGCAGATGCAGACAGGATGATGGAAGCAACAGAGCGCAACGGCACTATCCTGTCGATCGATCATACCCGCCGGTGGCAGCCGCTGTGGCGGCACACGAAAGAAGTCATTGTGGGTGGTGGTCGTATCGGGGATGTTCAGTATGTTATTGGTACGTTGAGTGGTGGTCGTGCCATGCTCTTCCGCAACGGGACCCATCTCGTCGATGCTATCTGCTATTTCGCTGATTCAGAACCCGAATGGGTTTCTGCTGAGTTAGAGGACGGCTACGAAGACTACAACGAGTATAAAGGCGATGGTGGACACGTCCCGGCAACGGAACCGTCTGCACACGGTTATATCCATTTTGCGAACGGCGTGCGGGGCTATTATGCTGGCGGTCCAAAGACAACCCTCTCTGGGTTCCGTGTGGAGATTGTTGGCAACAACGGTTATATTCTTATCAGTGACCGAGGGGCAACACTCCATCAAGACGATGTTGTTGAGACGATCGAGGCACCGACATGGGACATTTTTGGTATCCCTGCTGGACCACGAGAGCTGGTAGGTCTGATTACAGAAGGTGGAGAACCCGTCTCGCCCGGCAGTGAAGGATACAAGGTCGTTCAGATTATTATCGGCTTTTTAACCTCGCAACAACGAGATAACGGAAAAGTCAAGCTGCCGCTGTCTGACGGTTAG
- a CDS encoding type II toxin-antitoxin system HicB family antitoxin, which yields MYRHYPIVIHKDSDSDYCVIVPDLPGCITAGDTLEDAQNQAAEAIQCHVEGMLLDGEPIPEAKEIAFHQDNPDYTDGVWKSITIVLPDISEIRVSRPGRIQKFFRWFSQTTQILR from the coding sequence ATGTATAGGCATTACCCTATTGTGATTCACAAAGACTCAGATAGTGATTACTGTGTAATCGTTCCAGATCTACCCGGCTGTATAACGGCTGGAGATACATTGGAGGACGCACAAAATCAAGCCGCCGAAGCTATCCAATGCCACGTTGAAGGCATGCTACTTGATGGTGAACCAATTCCTGAAGCAAAAGAGATTGCATTCCACCAAGATAATCCAGACTATACTGATGGGGTGTGGAAATCTATAACAATAGTTCTGCCCGACATTTCCGAAATTCGGGTCTCTCGCCCTGGACGGATTCAGAAATTTTTCCGATGGTTCAGCCAAACGACGCAAATTTTGCGGTAA
- a CDS encoding restriction endonuclease, translated as MAKIRGRIPKESSGGYARIFGNEALGELMSKVHGTSISAGSELERLVTERVETIDDLDAFLRKDIMPDGVLLAKKKEIKKCIELNAQGSEPDFIIFKRREGHQRCHIVELKDGHIFDTKKADSEREALHNFAKRNAGRLPYRVSTHFCAFNQDDPEVIWRGFKQRIDIKEAMTGREFCDLLEIDYDKIVEIRKPDAEDNIRYFLEELLRIPETKSLIEDILSSEAHLAEEQIVFKID; from the coding sequence ATGGCAAAAATCAGGGGTAGAATTCCTAAGGAATCATCAGGTGGTTATGCGCGTATATTCGGCAATGAAGCATTGGGCGAACTTATGAGCAAAGTGCACGGAACATCTATTTCCGCCGGGAGCGAACTGGAGAGGCTTGTAACGGAAAGAGTCGAAACTATAGATGATTTGGATGCTTTTCTTCGCAAAGACATCATGCCGGACGGTGTACTTCTGGCAAAAAAGAAAGAGATTAAGAAGTGTATTGAGTTAAATGCTCAAGGATCAGAACCTGATTTTATAATTTTCAAGAGACGAGAGGGACACCAACGTTGTCACATTGTTGAGTTGAAGGATGGTCACATCTTTGATACAAAAAAAGCCGATAGTGAGCGTGAAGCCTTGCACAACTTCGCTAAACGAAATGCTGGACGACTTCCATATAGGGTTTCAACTCACTTTTGTGCCTTTAATCAAGACGACCCTGAAGTCATTTGGAGGGGATTCAAGCAGAGAATTGATATTAAAGAGGCAATGACAGGTAGGGAGTTCTGTGATCTGCTAGAAATTGATTACGATAAGATCGTGGAAATCCGTAAGCCAGATGCAGAGGACAACATTCGTTATTTCCTTGAAGAACTTCTACGTATCCCCGAAACTAAAAGCCTTATTGAGGATATCCTTTCATCCGAGGCTCATCTTGCAGAAGAACAAATTGTATTTAAGATTGATTGA
- a CDS encoding ABC transporter ATP-binding protein — protein sequence MSVGQITLTSVTKQFGDTVAVDDVSLQVEGGEFFSLLGPSGCGKTTTLRIIGGFVYPTTGEVRINGEIMAEIPPYRRPVNTVFQNYALFPHKTVAQNIAFGLQMQKAPKSETADAVERSLDLIQLPGYGDRKPSELSGGERQRVALARALINEPTILLLDEPLSALDLKLRKQMQLELKALQRKVGITFVYVTHDQGEALALSDRIAVMNDGKVLQIGTPSEIYDSPQSRFVADFIGTSNFLEGTLISENEIALTTNPPTKIVCLPTSDIPLNTSVTVAVRPERINLTTTPASDTTNLLHGTIQDEGYLGTTLQYTVQTGYPIPLIAHQQNTGTKDTHHFRRGDTVYLQWTPENAIVLKAD from the coding sequence ATGTCTGTAGGACAAATCACCCTCACATCCGTAACAAAACAATTCGGGGACACAGTAGCAGTTGACGATGTGTCACTGCAAGTAGAAGGCGGTGAGTTCTTTTCTCTGCTTGGACCGAGTGGATGCGGAAAAACAACGACATTACGCATCATAGGCGGGTTTGTGTATCCTACGACTGGGGAGGTACGTATCAACGGTGAGATAATGGCGGAAATCCCACCCTATCGCCGTCCCGTTAACACCGTTTTCCAGAACTACGCCTTATTCCCACACAAAACCGTCGCGCAGAATATCGCATTCGGGCTACAGATGCAAAAGGCTCCTAAATCAGAAACAGCGGATGCGGTTGAACGCTCGTTGGATTTGATTCAGTTACCCGGATACGGCGATCGGAAACCGAGTGAACTCTCCGGCGGCGAAAGACAACGCGTCGCACTTGCACGTGCGTTAATTAACGAACCTACCATCCTGCTCTTAGATGAACCGCTCTCAGCACTCGACTTAAAGCTCCGAAAGCAGATGCAGTTGGAACTCAAGGCGTTACAACGTAAAGTCGGCATTACGTTCGTCTACGTTACGCACGACCAAGGCGAAGCATTAGCACTGTCCGATCGAATTGCAGTGATGAACGATGGGAAAGTCCTGCAGATAGGAACACCCTCTGAAATCTACGACTCACCACAGAGTCGCTTTGTTGCAGACTTTATCGGTACTTCCAACTTTCTTGAAGGAACACTTATCAGTGAGAATGAGATCGCACTGACCACAAACCCCCCCACTAAAATCGTCTGCCTACCGACCAGCGATATTCCATTGAACACGTCTGTCACCGTCGCAGTTCGTCCAGAGCGCATCAACTTGACGACAACCCCAGCCTCTGATACCACGAATCTCTTACACGGGACAATTCAAGACGAAGGTTACCTCGGCACAACCCTACAGTACACCGTACAGACCGGCTATCCAATCCCACTTATTGCGCACCAGCAGAATACAGGCACAAAAGACACACATCATTTTCGACGCGGCGATACAGTCTATCTGCAATGGACCCCTGAAAATGCGATTGTTTTAAAAGCCGATTAG
- a CDS encoding DNA methyltransferase has product MCTRNLKYKDESWDFRDSDTKEYTHCFHAYPAMMIPQIARKLLKEYGTEGGWLLDPYCGTGTSLVEASLFGMHSVGCDINPLVRLIATAKSTPICLSNLDETLSRLNDHLFQIEFRKGRIPDAPVPNILNLAYWFSEEVIKSLAYLRNWVKDVADEGVRNFILVAFSETVREVSYTRNGEFKLYRMPAKKLQGFKPDVFGIFGKKLNRNRAGLAAFLEKRKSVEASVSDANTVQGELPMPRPLGGYDLVITSPPYGDSHTTVAYGQFSRLSAEWIGLPNARKVDKLAMGGHHSKEVLTDAPVSSAIEKIRSVDEKRACEVSAFYVDLERSINSIAQVLSPRATVCYVVGNRQVKNVMLPTDEFVVDAFRRYGFVHKATIVRNIPNKRMPKKNSPSNIAGKTSTTMHEENIVVCQRTTRTCL; this is encoded by the coding sequence ATGTGCACAAGGAACCTGAAATACAAGGACGAATCGTGGGACTTTCGAGACTCTGATACCAAAGAGTACACCCACTGCTTTCATGCCTACCCAGCAATGATGATTCCACAAATCGCGCGGAAACTTCTTAAGGAATACGGTACAGAGGGCGGATGGCTTCTTGACCCCTATTGTGGTACTGGCACTTCTCTGGTCGAGGCATCTCTTTTCGGCATGCACAGTGTGGGATGTGATATTAATCCACTTGTTCGCCTAATAGCCACTGCTAAGTCAACACCAATTTGTTTGTCTAATTTAGACGAAACACTGAGCAGGTTGAACGATCATCTCTTTCAGATTGAATTCCGAAAAGGCAGGATACCCGATGCCCCAGTTCCTAACATTCTGAATCTGGCGTATTGGTTTTCCGAAGAAGTTATTAAATCTCTTGCTTATCTACGAAACTGGGTTAAAGACGTAGCAGATGAGGGTGTCCGAAACTTCATACTTGTTGCTTTTTCAGAAACAGTTCGAGAGGTCTCCTATACTCGGAACGGGGAGTTTAAATTATATCGTATGCCTGCTAAGAAGCTTCAGGGCTTTAAACCCGACGTTTTTGGCATCTTTGGCAAGAAATTAAACAGAAATCGGGCAGGTTTGGCAGCGTTTCTCGAAAAACGGAAAAGCGTTGAGGCATCAGTATCCGACGCAAACACAGTGCAAGGCGAACTTCCGATGCCGCGCCCCCTCGGAGGCTATGACTTAGTGATTACATCGCCACCTTATGGGGATTCACATACCACAGTGGCGTATGGGCAATTTTCGCGTCTCTCAGCAGAATGGATAGGGTTACCCAATGCTCGCAAAGTTGACAAACTCGCAATGGGTGGGCATCATTCAAAAGAAGTATTGACAGACGCTCCAGTATCGTCTGCGATTGAGAAAATCCGTTCAGTTGACGAAAAACGAGCGTGTGAGGTATCGGCGTTTTATGTTGACCTTGAGCGTAGCATCAATTCAATAGCACAGGTACTTTCACCGCGTGCTACAGTTTGCTATGTTGTCGGAAATCGCCAGGTCAAAAATGTTATGCTGCCGACTGACGAATTTGTTGTTGATGCCTTTCGTCGATATGGGTTTGTGCATAAGGCGACTATCGTCAGAAACATACCGAACAAACGAATGCCGAAGAAAAACAGCCCTTCCAACATCGCAGGTAAAACCTCTACAACGATGCACGAAGAAAACATCGTTGTTTGTCAGAGAACAACTCGGACATGTCTGTAG
- a CDS encoding DUF433 domain-containing protein, whose protein sequence is MVRIIANPGILGGKPIVEGTRLSVEHILGLLASGMSNQEIIADYPLLTEESIRAVLGYAAKALRNEIFIDVVSDRDGDS, encoded by the coding sequence ATGGTTAGAATAATTGCTAATCCCGGAATTCTTGGTGGAAAGCCGATCGTTGAGGGCACCCGTCTCAGCGTTGAACATATATTAGGTTTATTGGCAAGCGGCATGTCAAATCAAGAGATCATAGCGGACTATCCGCTTTTAACGGAAGAAAGCATTCGAGCCGTGCTCGGTTATGCGGCAAAAGCCCTCCGCAATGAAATTTTTATTGATGTTGTCTCAGACCGGGATGGAGATTCTTAG
- a CDS encoding HEPN domain-containing protein — protein MVTREDIQTMADDIVREFEPLQVILFGSYAYGTPTADSDVDLLVVMDIPKSEFSEKAIEIRQRIPYRFGLDLLVRSPEEIASRISYNDWFLREITEKGECLHTSERYHDFEALQKTPRSVKKERDCMNPLVLEWIEKAEEDYNSAKWLQQAPEPVHNSICFHAQQCIEKYLKAWLQEANVPVPRTHDLEELLMLIVLTLPAWEQWQSDFKIITEYAVDSRYPGDSATADKAQHAMRICSEVQQAVRDSLRLPPHIK, from the coding sequence ATGGTGACTCGAGAAGATATTCAGACGATGGCTGATGACATCGTGCGCGAATTTGAACCGCTGCAAGTAATCCTTTTCGGCTCTTATGCCTATGGCACGCCGACAGCAGACTCGGACGTGGATCTGCTCGTGGTGATGGATATTCCGAAATCAGAATTTAGCGAAAAAGCAATAGAAATCCGGCAGCGTATCCCATACCGTTTTGGCTTAGACCTTTTGGTACGTTCACCCGAAGAAATCGCGTCCCGCATTTCATATAACGATTGGTTCCTCCGCGAGATCACAGAAAAAGGTGAGTGCCTGCATACATCCGAAAGGTATCACGATTTTGAAGCACTGCAAAAGACACCGCGTTCGGTCAAAAAGGAAAGGGATTGCATGAATCCATTGGTGCTGGAGTGGATAGAGAAGGCTGAAGAAGATTATAATTCGGCGAAATGGCTGCAACAAGCTCCGGAGCCTGTACATAATTCTATCTGTTTCCACGCACAACAGTGTATTGAGAAATATCTCAAGGCATGGCTTCAAGAGGCAAACGTTCCTGTGCCAAGAACGCACGATCTTGAAGAACTGCTGATGTTGATTGTGCTAACACTACCGGCTTGGGAGCAGTGGCAATCGGATTTTAAGATAATCACCGAGTATGCAGTAGACTCCCGTTATCCGGGTGATTCCGCAACGGCTGATAAGGCGCAACACGCGATGCGCATCTGTTCTGAAGTGCAGCAGGCTGTTCGAGACTCGCTGCGGCTGCCGCCGCATATAAAATAA
- a CDS encoding sigma-54 dependent transcriptional regulator: MQNGSQPIALQSPQMQQIYQQVQQAAPTKATVLITGETGVGKEIIAKDIHRTNSRSRYPFKVVNCSAFPENGLLQSELFGHEKGAFTGATAQRAGMFEQADGGTLFLDEIGEMFFGVQAMLLRVLEHQPFTRIGGNKNVKVDVRIIAATNRDLRAAVKNGTFRQDLYYRLNSFHIHIPPLRERREDIAPLVHAFISELSAAHQKRVTGITSAALYYLEAAAWQGNIRQLKNVINRAILTTQTEELGVGDIPADIALTSPSTKTASSESGQQNVQSTLPIEVRKILERLSVVEFISIFGGIPVNVWQRLPAQTQNSVIREASFKLGECLGSLQDTIDIAGKDRQQILTAVAQQRFEKYGNYTQTAETLGIDRRTLKTYLENDDDSG, from the coding sequence ATGCAGAACGGATCACAACCCATCGCCTTGCAATCACCACAGATGCAACAGATTTATCAACAGGTGCAGCAGGCGGCACCGACAAAAGCGACGGTGCTGATTACGGGGGAAACGGGGGTCGGAAAAGAGATTATCGCGAAGGACATCCATCGCACAAACTCGCGAAGCCGTTACCCTTTCAAAGTTGTCAACTGCAGCGCGTTTCCTGAAAACGGACTGCTACAGAGCGAACTCTTTGGACACGAGAAAGGTGCCTTCACGGGGGCGACAGCACAGCGAGCCGGTATGTTTGAACAGGCGGACGGTGGCACGCTTTTCCTTGATGAGATCGGTGAAATGTTTTTTGGCGTGCAGGCGATGCTCCTGCGCGTTTTAGAACACCAGCCGTTTACACGAATCGGCGGGAATAAAAACGTCAAGGTGGATGTCCGAATTATCGCAGCAACGAACAGAGACCTCAGGGCAGCGGTCAAAAACGGGACGTTCAGGCAGGACCTCTACTATCGACTCAACAGTTTTCATATCCACATCCCACCCCTACGCGAGCGGCGAGAAGATATTGCACCCCTGGTACACGCTTTTATTTCGGAACTTAGCGCGGCACATCAGAAACGGGTTACCGGGATTACATCAGCAGCCCTCTACTATCTCGAAGCAGCTGCGTGGCAGGGAAATATCCGGCAACTCAAGAATGTCATTAACAGAGCGATTCTCACCACACAAACAGAGGAATTAGGTGTTGGAGATATACCCGCGGATATTGCCCTCACCTCACCGTCAACAAAGACAGCAAGCTCGGAAAGTGGTCAGCAAAACGTCCAAAGCACACTGCCTATAGAGGTGCGTAAGATTCTGGAGCGACTCTCTGTGGTAGAGTTCATCTCGATTTTCGGGGGTATACCGGTTAACGTCTGGCAGCGGCTGCCAGCGCAGACGCAGAATAGCGTTATTCGTGAAGCCTCCTTTAAGTTGGGGGAATGCTTGGGGAGCCTCCAAGATACGATTGATATCGCAGGCAAGGATCGCCAGCAAATTCTGACAGCGGTCGCCCAGCAGCGGTTCGAGAAATATGGGAACTATACACAGACCGCAGAAACGTTAGGGATAGATCGGCGGACGCTTAAGACTTACCTGGAAAACGATGATGATAGTGGATAA
- a CDS encoding NHL repeat-containing protein, with protein MKKHLVILPFLSTLCLLCLGLNLAFPVDFIQLEREFAGKGTTQGRFSKAIHLAFDRQHIYVSDTENRLIQKLSATGEFLLQFPEVPTSPDNILRKPGHLAVDNTGNIYVADETVHHIAESTDPKVYMFAPCVHKFSATGELLDTYFVDPVDVRPKVVLPVSLIIDEEGKTAFAIQPKGYNRALRVALNAENELYVLDAERGRIYKFGADGENLLAFGRYGSGDGEFDMDASDIAIDARGNVLIADTGNHRIVKFDAAGKFVRSFGRKGRGNGEFTKPMALVTLPTGEILVKDASQFRRKIGGLPEIIALSPTLTQLTEITPGQAELADTIANATRPQYGPFAQSPAAAADTAALNRRVRLLEEAEYNRYYADETDEEGKAELAEELKRADIRLTLFHNVISRIQKFDNNGRYLGRIIYETDQLSEEKHDQTFLDLDSSGYLYLRDASDFTIAQYSVTGFTVRPSHMNGFYTTRAAILNNNYLEDYEDIDFSTDVQDELSQLELKNMFGWTYSLSERWQLTFLDELTYGEQDERYVTPAKVEDSYDFETQALENAFAANLKFITNPNPYRYKELNLSVGRIDGTSDLTQDALFPELNRQHREDTGDASSTVIELNWDIWSRGNLWLRYADLNPAETSRNFVRRFYDVSGDLYEVFGSRNEARQFIGELTIKF; from the coding sequence ATGAAAAAACACCTTGTTATCTTACCATTTTTATCCACCCTCTGTCTGCTATGCCTCGGATTGAATCTGGCTTTTCCCGTAGACTTTATCCAATTAGAACGCGAATTCGCCGGTAAAGGAACAACACAAGGACGGTTCAGCAAGGCTATTCATCTCGCCTTTGACCGACAACACATTTACGTCAGCGACACCGAGAATCGGCTTATCCAGAAACTATCAGCAACCGGAGAATTTTTACTTCAATTCCCGGAAGTTCCTACGTCTCCCGACAATATTTTGCGTAAACCCGGACATCTCGCTGTGGATAACACCGGGAACATCTACGTTGCCGATGAGACTGTGCATCACATCGCTGAAAGCACGGATCCGAAAGTCTATATGTTCGCGCCGTGTGTCCATAAATTCAGCGCAACAGGTGAGTTGTTAGACACTTACTTTGTTGATCCGGTGGATGTCCGTCCAAAAGTCGTCCTACCGGTAAGCCTCATCATTGACGAAGAAGGGAAAACTGCTTTCGCGATTCAACCTAAAGGTTATAACAGAGCCCTTCGTGTTGCCCTCAATGCCGAAAATGAACTCTACGTTTTGGACGCAGAACGCGGACGCATCTACAAGTTTGGTGCTGATGGAGAGAATTTGCTTGCTTTCGGTAGGTACGGTTCGGGGGACGGCGAATTCGATATGGATGCTTCAGACATCGCGATTGACGCACGCGGAAATGTCCTCATCGCAGATACTGGGAACCATCGGATTGTGAAATTTGATGCAGCGGGCAAATTTGTCCGTAGTTTCGGTAGAAAAGGACGTGGAAATGGAGAATTCACGAAACCGATGGCACTTGTCACGCTGCCTACGGGTGAGATTTTAGTTAAAGATGCCAGCCAATTCCGCAGAAAGATAGGTGGACTTCCAGAGATCATCGCGCTCTCCCCGACACTGACGCAGCTGACGGAGATTACACCGGGGCAAGCCGAACTCGCCGACACAATCGCGAATGCGACCCGTCCACAATACGGACCCTTTGCCCAGAGTCCCGCGGCTGCTGCCGATACCGCTGCCCTGAATCGACGCGTACGATTGCTGGAAGAGGCAGAATACAACCGTTACTATGCTGACGAAACTGATGAGGAAGGCAAGGCAGAACTCGCTGAAGAACTCAAGCGGGCAGACATTCGTCTTACGCTCTTCCATAACGTCATCTCACGTATTCAGAAGTTTGACAATAATGGACGGTACTTGGGACGCATCATCTACGAAACCGATCAACTCAGCGAAGAAAAACACGATCAGACCTTCTTAGACCTCGATAGCTCTGGGTATCTCTATTTGCGAGATGCCAGCGATTTTACGATTGCGCAATATTCGGTTACAGGCTTTACTGTAAGACCTTCCCACATGAACGGGTTTTACACCACTCGCGCTGCAATCCTAAACAACAATTATTTGGAAGACTATGAAGATATCGACTTTTCAACAGATGTCCAAGATGAACTCAGCCAATTAGAACTGAAAAATATGTTTGGATGGACGTACAGCCTCTCTGAACGGTGGCAGCTGACCTTCCTTGATGAACTCACCTATGGCGAGCAAGATGAACGCTATGTCACGCCGGCGAAGGTAGAGGACAGTTACGATTTCGAGACACAGGCATTAGAAAACGCATTCGCAGCGAATCTGAAGTTTATCACCAACCCAAATCCGTATCGCTATAAGGAACTAAATCTGTCTGTTGGACGTATTGACGGTACGTCTGACTTGACACAGGACGCACTCTTTCCTGAACTCAATAGACAGCACAGAGAGGACACTGGCGATGCAAGTTCTACAGTGATTGAACTGAATTGGGATATATGGTCACGCGGAAACCTATGGCTGCGGTATGCGGATTTGAATCCTGCCGAAACGAGTCGGAATTTTGTCCGCCGATTTTATGATGTTTCCGGGGACCTCTATGAAGTCTTTGGAAGTCGCAACGAAGCCCGGCAGTTTATCGGTGAACTAACTATAAAGTTTTAA